One region of Termitidicoccus mucosus genomic DNA includes:
- a CDS encoding AAA family ATPase, with the protein MESVLRRGELGLSHPGRPKGSFLFVGPTGTGKTEITNAFTGYLFGGAKPLRFDMSEYQNQTSVEKLIGEKVGDIGLLGRALAKAEAAHGDGGGGNGGTLLFDEIEKAHPLVLDLFLQILDDASITLASGERKNLSGYYIVCTSNIGAAEAMRMQSAPFASIERTVLARVNQTLRPELVGRMTEKVVFARLPYAVQREICEAMIAGELARLRKLGHEITITPDDVETILRAGFHKTLGARPMRGAVERFLQDRVIFSVLDVSA; encoded by the coding sequence GTGGAATCGGTGTTGCGGCGCGGCGAACTCGGTCTCTCTCATCCGGGACGGCCCAAAGGCTCGTTCCTTTTTGTAGGCCCGACAGGGACGGGCAAAACGGAGATAACGAATGCGTTCACGGGGTATTTGTTCGGCGGGGCGAAGCCGCTGCGCTTCGACATGTCGGAATACCAAAATCAAACCTCGGTTGAGAAGTTGATTGGTGAGAAGGTCGGGGACATTGGCTTGCTTGGCCGGGCGCTGGCGAAGGCGGAGGCCGCGCATGGCGACGGTGGCGGCGGCAATGGCGGGACGCTTTTGTTTGATGAAATCGAGAAGGCGCATCCGCTGGTGCTGGATTTGTTTTTGCAGATATTGGACGACGCGAGCATCACGCTGGCGAGTGGCGAACGGAAAAATCTTTCTGGATATTATATTGTGTGCACGTCGAATATCGGCGCGGCGGAGGCCATGCGGATGCAGTCCGCCCCGTTTGCGAGCATTGAGCGCACGGTGCTGGCCCGTGTGAATCAAACACTGCGTCCCGAGTTGGTGGGGCGCATGACGGAAAAGGTGGTGTTTGCGCGGTTGCCTTATGCGGTGCAGCGGGAGATTTGCGAGGCCATGATCGCGGGCGAACTGGCGCGGCTGCGAAAGCTGGGGCATGAGATCACGATCACTCCCGATGACGTAGAGACGATTTTGCGGGCAGGTTTTCACAAAACCCTTGGCGCGCGTCCCATGCGCGGTGCCGTCGAGCGATTTTTGCAAGATCGAGTGATCTTTTCGGTATTAGATGTATCTGCTTAA
- a CDS encoding type IV secretory system conjugative DNA transfer family protein, with protein MLFRFLLAAVSLGCAFFARRAAMPPGAALAMTAVFAVFAVWQVACGVMATRGRPRARPILTLGGFSWSLNDFCRGWLVTGETGSGKTLSAVNAMLWQVSKNCPRWGGICIDDKGLYWETLSAMFRHLGREQDLILLQVRPDGAPADWEPPHTFNYLEDPRLPFSAKAKDVCDVAASLGQDGDQSFFKTQAEIQMDFAFQALACAGLSVTLNHAYEMLSSDAWTKDIIGMLDEKNTPESRELMEYYETQIASQPKDQLGGVRGTLANRLKHFTHPDIARVFCPEKSTLSFSEIDRGKVICVSIPQRFKTERRYIHTLLKLVFYSHVLLRFDRTSKERANDNLLILWADEAQKIVTANHDGTSDYNVVDVMREARATVVAATQSYTSLIPPIGDEQKARVFIANMANRIMFKAADEESAKIAADTLGKKKYRKRTYGYSAGKRTMSYSEEEKYYIEPHEFRRLRKFQAVVQHCEAGFRRVVLPPRDADGRVCGWFR; from the coding sequence ATGCTGTTTCGTTTTCTTCTCGCTGCCGTGAGCCTTGGCTGCGCGTTTTTCGCGCGGCGCGCCGCCATGCCGCCGGGCGCGGCGCTGGCGATGACGGCGGTGTTCGCCGTGTTTGCCGTCTGGCAGGTGGCGTGCGGTGTGATGGCGACGCGCGGTCGCCCGCGTGCGAGACCGATTCTGACGCTGGGCGGGTTTTCGTGGTCGTTGAATGACTTTTGCCGGGGCTGGCTGGTGACGGGCGAGACGGGTTCGGGAAAAACGCTTTCGGCCGTCAATGCCATGCTCTGGCAGGTCTCGAAAAATTGTCCGCGCTGGGGTGGCATCTGCATCGATGACAAGGGGCTTTACTGGGAGACGCTTTCGGCGATGTTCAGGCACCTCGGGCGCGAACAGGATTTGATTCTGCTGCAAGTGCGGCCGGACGGCGCGCCTGCGGATTGGGAGCCACCGCACACGTTCAACTACCTTGAGGACCCGCGCCTGCCTTTTTCGGCGAAGGCGAAGGATGTCTGCGATGTCGCCGCCTCGCTCGGGCAGGACGGCGACCAGTCGTTTTTCAAGACCCAGGCGGAAATCCAGATGGATTTTGCGTTTCAGGCGCTGGCATGCGCCGGGTTGTCCGTCACGCTCAACCACGCCTATGAAATGCTCTCATCGGACGCATGGACGAAGGACATTATCGGCATGCTGGATGAAAAAAACACGCCGGAGTCGCGCGAACTGATGGAATATTACGAAACGCAAATCGCCAGCCAGCCGAAGGATCAACTGGGCGGCGTGCGCGGCACGCTGGCGAACCGGTTGAAGCATTTTACGCATCCCGACATCGCGAGGGTGTTTTGTCCCGAGAAATCGACGCTTTCGTTTTCGGAGATCGACCGGGGCAAGGTGATTTGCGTCTCGATTCCACAGCGTTTCAAGACGGAACGGAGATACATCCACACGCTGCTCAAGCTTGTGTTCTATTCGCATGTGCTGCTGCGCTTCGACCGCACCTCGAAGGAGCGGGCGAATGACAATTTATTAATATTATGGGCTGACGAGGCGCAAAAAATCGTGACGGCGAATCACGATGGCACGAGTGATTACAATGTCGTGGACGTGATGCGCGAGGCCAGGGCGACGGTGGTCGCGGCGACGCAGAGTTACACGTCGCTCATCCCGCCGATTGGCGACGAGCAAAAGGCCAGGGTTTTTATCGCGAACATGGCGAACCGCATCATGTTCAAGGCCGCCGATGAGGAATCGGCAAAAATCGCGGCGGATACGCTGGGGAAGAAAAAGTATAGGAAACGCACCTATGGGTATTCCGCTGGCAAGCGGACGATGTCGTATTCCGAGGAAGAAAAATATTACATCGAGCCACACGAATTCCGGCGGCTGCGGAAGTTTCAGGCGGTCGTGCAGCACTGCGAGGCCGGGTTTCGGCGCGTGGTGCTGCCGCCGCGCGATGCGGACGGGCGCGTGTGCGGGTGGTTCCGCTAA
- the mobF gene encoding MobF family relaxase, translated as MLTAKPQLNLSNAAGYFREHLATGDYYMDGHVVRGEWRGVAASMLGLDGIVDEKSFLAMCEGQHPETGQGLTMRRNTTRHEDGHTVSNRRVFYDFTISPPKSVSVVALWQDARIIALHDRAVRAMVDQLEKFAETRVRKDGENGERVTGGIAAALFRHDTSRELDPHLHTHCVVFNATYDWTEEKWKALHATGMYRAQKFAENLYYHEMAKGLRNFGYEVVNTSTGFEIQGVPEDVIARFSKRHQQIDAETKKRIEAEGLRGNEKELRAQVAQDKRRRKIRSLCAEKLHPRWASEMPASEHAALSRIAPEKLPPPLPAVASEQCGLPGFVAWADAHLFERRSVVGDYELMSAALARGRGQNFSLADLENEMAKRDYIRDAKSRKLTNREALVCEFSLVLDAQNGMRSHAAFNAGYQPAESLSAEQRGAVLRILRSRDFITVFQGAAGVGKTFAVREVVRGLEAAGHPVRVFAPQHQQAADLRRDGLASADTLAKLLAGGADGAGGRLPRGAVVIVDEAGQIGGRDMRALVDRVRACGGRLILSGDTRQQGAVAASDALRAIEEHTNLQTVHLKKIRRQDPEAVASREEKAFVRKYRSAVKAAAEGRLAASFDKLDAMGCIRELDAGERMVELAREYCEALDRKERVLAVAQTWDDVRAANDAIRTRLRETGKLGAGRPVASWQSADLSEAQKRDARFYTPDAGVLFIRGYGRFKRGDWCEVAGADTHGVTLRKDGRTTTVSYKCADRFVVTKTNELELARGDRLQMKFNGKSAESEAIRNGELVTVRRVMKDGRIRVRDDAGVSKTLAATQRMFVRGYAVTSYASQGKTVDTVLVAHDGEQAPMMSRQQWYVGISRARRKIVVFTSDKEALRLNVERESDRELALSIKPDEATAEAVRQRLKEAFQHQLSLKAQQRLHESLRQWVPRLRNRNSNRNKTNQEEYNYEPEK; from the coding sequence ATGCTGACGGCCAAGCCGCAACTGAATCTGTCCAATGCGGCGGGGTATTTCCGCGAGCATCTGGCCACGGGCGACTACTATATGGACGGCCATGTGGTGCGCGGCGAGTGGCGCGGAGTCGCCGCGTCCATGCTCGGGCTCGACGGCATCGTGGACGAAAAAAGTTTTTTGGCGATGTGCGAAGGTCAGCACCCGGAAACCGGACAAGGCTTGACGATGCGGCGCAACACGACCCGTCACGAAGACGGGCACACGGTGTCGAACCGGCGCGTCTTTTATGACTTCACCATATCGCCACCGAAGTCGGTTTCGGTGGTCGCGCTCTGGCAGGATGCCCGGATTATCGCACTCCATGATCGCGCCGTCCGCGCGATGGTCGATCAACTGGAAAAGTTCGCCGAGACACGCGTGCGCAAGGACGGCGAGAACGGCGAGCGCGTGACCGGGGGAATTGCCGCCGCGCTGTTCCGGCATGACACCAGTCGCGAACTCGACCCGCATCTGCACACGCACTGCGTGGTGTTCAACGCGACCTACGATTGGACGGAGGAAAAGTGGAAGGCGCTTCACGCGACGGGCATGTATCGGGCGCAAAAATTTGCGGAAAATTTGTACTACCATGAGATGGCGAAGGGGCTGAGAAATTTCGGCTACGAGGTCGTCAACACATCGACGGGATTTGAGATTCAGGGCGTGCCGGAGGATGTGATCGCCCGCTTTTCCAAGCGGCATCAACAGATTGATGCGGAGACGAAAAAACGCATCGAAGCGGAGGGGTTGCGCGGGAACGAAAAGGAGCTGCGCGCGCAGGTCGCGCAGGACAAGCGGCGGCGCAAAATAAGAAGCCTGTGCGCGGAAAAACTGCATCCGCGCTGGGCCTCGGAAATGCCCGCCTCCGAACACGCCGCGCTCTCGCGCATCGCTCCGGAAAAACTGCCGCCGCCGCTGCCGGCGGTGGCTTCGGAACAATGCGGGCTGCCCGGATTTGTGGCGTGGGCGGACGCGCATCTGTTTGAGCGCCGCTCGGTGGTCGGCGACTACGAGTTGATGTCGGCGGCGCTGGCTCGCGGGCGCGGCCAAAATTTTTCCCTGGCGGACCTGGAAAACGAGATGGCGAAACGCGATTACATTCGCGATGCGAAGTCGCGCAAACTGACCAACCGCGAGGCGCTGGTGTGCGAGTTTTCCCTTGTGCTCGACGCGCAGAACGGGATGCGAAGCCATGCCGCGTTCAACGCGGGGTATCAACCGGCGGAGTCGTTGTCGGCGGAACAGCGCGGGGCGGTGCTGCGCATCCTGCGCAGCCGCGATTTTATCACGGTGTTCCAAGGGGCGGCGGGAGTGGGGAAAACATTTGCGGTGCGCGAGGTCGTGCGGGGGTTGGAGGCGGCGGGGCATCCCGTGCGCGTGTTCGCGCCTCAACACCAGCAGGCGGCGGACTTGCGTCGCGACGGCCTCGCCTCGGCAGACACTTTGGCGAAGCTGCTGGCGGGAGGGGCGGACGGTGCGGGAGGGCGGCTGCCGCGCGGCGCGGTCGTGATTGTCGATGAGGCCGGGCAGATCGGCGGGCGTGACATGCGCGCGCTGGTTGACCGGGTGCGGGCTTGCGGCGGGCGGCTGATCCTGTCGGGCGACACGCGGCAGCAGGGCGCGGTGGCCGCCTCGGACGCGCTGCGCGCCATCGAGGAGCACACGAATTTGCAGACGGTGCATTTGAAAAAAATCCGAAGGCAGGACCCGGAGGCGGTGGCATCGCGGGAAGAAAAGGCGTTTGTGCGAAAATACCGCTCGGCGGTGAAGGCTGCGGCGGAGGGCCGGCTGGCGGCTTCATTCGACAAACTGGATGCAATGGGGTGCATTCGTGAACTCGATGCCGGCGAACGCATGGTGGAACTGGCACGCGAATATTGCGAGGCGCTGGATCGCAAGGAACGGGTGCTCGCCGTCGCGCAGACTTGGGACGATGTGCGCGCGGCCAATGACGCCATCCGTACGCGTCTGCGTGAAACCGGAAAACTGGGCGCGGGCAGGCCGGTGGCGTCGTGGCAGTCGGCGGACTTGAGCGAGGCGCAAAAGCGCGATGCGCGCTTCTACACGCCGGACGCGGGGGTTTTGTTCATTCGCGGCTACGGACGTTTCAAGCGGGGCGATTGGTGCGAGGTTGCCGGTGCCGATACGCACGGCGTGACCTTGCGCAAAGACGGGCGCACCACGACCGTGAGCTACAAATGTGCGGACCGCTTTGTCGTCACCAAGACGAATGAATTGGAACTGGCGCGCGGCGACCGCTTGCAGATGAAGTTCAATGGAAAATCCGCCGAGAGTGAGGCGATCCGTAACGGCGAACTGGTCACGGTGCGGCGCGTGATGAAGGACGGGCGCATCCGCGTGCGTGATGACGCGGGAGTCTCGAAAACGCTCGCGGCGACGCAGCGGATGTTTGTGCGCGGCTACGCGGTCACCTCTTACGCCTCGCAGGGCAAGACCGTCGATACCGTGCTTGTCGCCCATGACGGCGAACAAGCGCCTATGATGAGCCGCCAGCAATGGTATGTCGGCATATCGCGGGCGCGGCGGAAGATCGTCGTGTTTACCAGCGACAAGGAGGCGCTGCGGCTGAACGTCGAGCGCGAGTCCGACCGCGAACTGGCGTTGTCCATCAAGCCCGACGAGGCGACCGCCGAGGCTGTGCGCCAGAGACTCAAGGAGGCGTTTCAGCACCAGTTGTCGTTGAAGGCGCAGCAACGTTTGCACGAATCGCTCCGGCAATGGGTGCCCCGCCTCCGCAACAGAAACAGCAACCGCAACAAGACCAATCAAGAGGAATACAATTATGAGCCTGAAAAATGA
- a CDS encoding N-6 DNA methylase has translation MKTSQTPTFRSLLEQLIRRHDAHEVFTAFASLAACALAHGTRETEYLEEARRWNRDELEIFSHALAALVMEMEAQPFTDLLGGHYMELALSHKGQQWNGEFHTPQNICEMTAHMLAADSSLPAEGPITLCEPACGAGAMILAFAKALSPENRRRLRVTAIDISKTACDMCFINATLWGIPTEVIHGNTLSMKFFASWRNIHWIFRGRLHLFAGLAAAQNQADASQTEKEDKDENKTMMPLATALITAAAEQQGQPPSPEKTEQIKAALGQQMFDFA, from the coding sequence ATGAAAACGAGTCAAACCCCGACCTTCAGGTCGTTGCTCGAACAACTCATCCGCCGCCACGACGCGCACGAGGTGTTCACGGCATTCGCATCTTTGGCCGCTTGCGCACTCGCGCACGGCACCCGTGAAACCGAATACCTCGAAGAGGCCAGACGCTGGAACCGGGACGAACTGGAAATTTTCAGCCACGCCCTTGCCGCACTGGTCATGGAAATGGAGGCCCAGCCCTTCACCGACCTGCTCGGAGGCCACTACATGGAACTGGCCCTCTCCCATAAGGGACAGCAATGGAATGGAGAGTTTCACACCCCGCAGAATATCTGCGAAATGACAGCCCACATGCTTGCCGCTGACTCATCGCTGCCGGCAGAAGGCCCCATCACGCTTTGCGAACCGGCCTGCGGCGCGGGAGCGATGATTCTGGCCTTTGCCAAGGCGCTTTCACCGGAAAACCGCCGCCGTTTGCGAGTCACCGCCATCGACATCAGCAAAACCGCCTGTGACATGTGCTTCATCAACGCCACCCTCTGGGGGATTCCCACGGAGGTCATTCACGGGAACACGCTCAGCATGAAATTTTTCGCCTCATGGCGGAACATCCACTGGATTTTCCGGGGCCGCCTCCATCTCTTCGCCGGACTTGCCGCCGCACAAAATCAAGCAGATGCGTCGCAAACCGAAAAGGAGGACAAGGACGAAAATAAAACAATGATGCCGCTCGCAACCGCGCTCATCACAGCCGCTGCCGAGCAACAGGGACAACCGCCTTCGCCGGAGAAAACCGAGCAAATCAAAGCTGCGTTGGGACAACAGATGTTCGACTTCGCATGA